The Dehalococcoidales bacterium genomic interval AACGGTCACCGGTGAACCCTCCCTTGATGGTTAGGCTCGTATTGGCGGTGTTGACATATTCTGTGATGACTTTGGCTGGTACGGTAATATCACCATAGCCAAAGGCGATCGCTATCGGGCCTTCCAGTGAGCCGACCAGTTCTTCTTGTCCGGCCCTCTCCGCGGCAAAACGGGCCAGGGTGTTCTTGACTACTCTGTAGTCACCGCCTGACTCAAACAGCTTGCGGCGTAGAGCGGTCAGCGCGGAGGTTGTTAGTCCACGGTAGTCAGTTAGAATGCTGATGCTGCTCCTGGCGAATGCCTCTTCCAGGCTATCAATGATTTGCGCCTTTTCCTCTTTTTTAGACATCTCTAATCTCCCGACTGTCGCTGGTAAATACTCTCTCCAAAAATAAAGTCCTTCTGCCGTTTGCACAAGGACTTCCGCTAGATACCCTGAATTCTTTTGATTTACTACAAACTAGCGTTATCTTATCCTCGGCAGGTATATATTTAAGCCTGAACCGGCCCCTGCTGTCTCAGGATATTTCAAATCTTTTGTACTATCCCGTCACTACCTCTTTATTCTATATTCAGGGACTACTTTAGCAGTTAGAGCGGAAAGTGTCAACTGGAACTTAAAGATAAAGTGGGCCTGAGGTCGAGATTTATGCCCGGGCCCATAGTGGTGGTCAATGAGGCGGTTTTAATATACTGCCCCTTGGCTCCGCTTGGTTTGGCTTTCATCACGGCTTCAACTACGGCGGACAAATTATCCAGCAGTTTCTTGTCTTCAAAGCTAATCTTACCCAGAGCCAGGTGGATGATGGCTGTTCTGTCTAACTTGAATTCTACCCGGCCCTTGCGGGCTTCTTCAATTACCCTGGGTAAGTCACCGGCGGGGACCACCGTGCCTGATTTAGGGTTAGGCATCAGGC includes:
- the rplJ gene encoding 50S ribosomal protein L10; this translates as MSKKEEKAQIIDSLEEAFARSSISILTDYRGLTTSALTALRRKLFESGGDYRVVKNTLARFAAERAGQEELVGSLEGPIAIAFGYGDITVPAKVITEYVNTANTSLTIKGGFTGDRLLSAEEVVTLSKLPSREILLARVLGQMQSPISSLVVCLSSPLRGLAGVLQARIMQLEEK